The Sulfuricella sp. genomic interval CAACGAAAGTTTCACCCAGCGCACCGGCACAGCCATTGCCGAAAGCCTTGGCATCAGCATAGAGGGTCTCGCCAGCGGCGTTGGCGGCACCACCCACGGCATCGGCAGTGCTCTTGGCCGCCTGTTCAACAATTGAATACACAAGACCAAATTAATAGTTGACCGATTTCATAAACTATTATTTAATTGCGACAAGCAAACGAATTCTGTGGAGAAATAATGTCTGTTGAAATTTTACAAGCAATTGCTGCTGGCGATGTGAACAAAACCCTGGCCCTGCTGCGTAGCGGAGCCGATTGCGAGACCCGCGACGAGGCAGGAGCGACCCTGCTGATACAGGCGGCTGCCGCTGGCAACATTGCTCTGGTAAGGGCATTGATTGAAGCCGGAGCAGACGTCAACGCAAAAGACGAACTGGGCTGGACTGCCTTGATGAAGTCCTGTTTCAACGATGACGTTGATCATGGCTTTCCGGAAATCGCCCAGGCCCTGATTGACGCAGGCGCCGACGTCGAGGCCCAGATCGTTTACGGCACCCGCCCCCTGATGCTGGCAGCGGGTCGCGGCGAAGCGGGTGTGGTAGATGTCCTGCTCAAGGCGGGCGCGGATGTGCTGGCTACCAATGAGGGCGGACGAACCGCACTGATGATGGTGAAGGAAAAGTTCTACGTGGAAGTCATCAATCAGCTACATGAAGCCGAAATGGAGATCAAGGGCGAAGGGCCCAGTTGCGGTACCAAACACCCTCCCGGTGCCAATGTGGTTACCTTCCTCAAACCACCTGGTCACTAATCCTTGCCGTATTTGATGCGGAGCCGCTTCACTTCCTCGTTGTAGCGGCTCTGGTAATGGTTCGATCTCAGATTGGGATCAGCGGAATCGTGAAGTTTCTGGTTAGGGCAGGCTTCGACCTCCCTGACCATCAATTCCACCAGGGATTTCAACGCATGGCAGGCAGATTCGCGCTGCACAACAATATCAACCAGCTGATCAATGGTATTGTCGAGTTCCGCAATTTGCTGTTCAGACTCTTCCTTGTCAGCCTGAAGCCGAACCAGCTGGGCTCTCAGTTCATGCACCATACGGCGGTAATCCTCGATGGATTCCGCCACACCGTACATGCCAGAAATATCGGAAGATCTGACCATGAACGCCTTTCGACTTGGTTGCTGCGGGCTATAGGGTCTTGTATATTAGCATCAAATTTTGCTCTGGCGCGCAAGCGAAACCTCATGAATCCGGCATTTCTCCTCCTTGCAGCTCTGCTGCTTCCTGTATCACCCGCCATGGCAGGTAACTGGCACGCTCTGCAAAATACTTCTCAAGAATTACTTGAAGCAGGTGAGCCCCAGCTTGAGACCAGCGCAGATAACGCACAAGACAAATCCAGGAAGAAGGACAAGAAGCTGAAAGTCTGGAGCAAAATCACGTTTTCCCGCCCGGAGCAGGCAAGGCCCGGCGATTTTTATTACGCCTCTGCCAAATCTCTTTTGGCCATCAATTGCATCCAGCGCACACACCGGTTGTTGCAGAAAATCTATTACGCCGCAGATGGGCAGGAAATAAAATCCGTGTATTACGGTGAAGATGAAAAAATCAAATTCACCGTCC includes:
- a CDS encoding surface-adhesin E family protein — its product is MNPAFLLLAALLLPVSPAMAGNWHALQNTSQELLEAGEPQLETSADNAQDKSRKKDKKLKVWSKITFSRPEQARPGDFYYASAKSLLAINCIQRTHRLLQKIYYAADGQEIKSVYYGEDEKIKFTVPDSAEERVLNFSCAFKVAKAENQPPRRAQTKPAEPKEKSPITSKAAQKPEVKAASNSKSSTPTIPPASKPKDSAAEKQKR
- a CDS encoding ankyrin repeat domain-containing protein, yielding MSVEILQAIAAGDVNKTLALLRSGADCETRDEAGATLLIQAAAAGNIALVRALIEAGADVNAKDELGWTALMKSCFNDDVDHGFPEIAQALIDAGADVEAQIVYGTRPLMLAAGRGEAGVVDVLLKAGADVLATNEGGRTALMMVKEKFYVEVINQLHEAEMEIKGEGPSCGTKHPPGANVVTFLKPPGH